A region of the Numenius arquata chromosome 2, bNumArq3.hap1.1, whole genome shotgun sequence genome:
GTTCCTGGGAAAAGGAACCTGAAATGCAACAGACAAGTCCAGCTTAGAAATGGCATTTCCAAACACCCTCTGCAAAAATCAGGACAATTTTCTAGAGAAAGTTCACAGGCCACTCAGCATCTGTTGTAAAGCTCTCTCTCTAATGCAGAATTCCCTTTATTGTACGATGAGCTCATAGGAAAGGGCCTGATACTTACACTTGCAATGCAACTCATAAGACCATGCTGGTTACAGAAGCATTACTTGCACCTCTGGGATCTGTGAGTTAGGATCTCAATGTTCAGACCTATCATTAGGTCACAGCTATTTTTACAGCAGATAATGGTATAAGAAATCTCCAAGTCTAGAGATTAAATGACAGGAAAGCAGAGAGCACCAACAGAAAGTATCAGTACCAACCTaaagtttcagattttaaatataaattagctCCAAGTTATTTTCTAAAGTTCCTGGTAACTGTAAATCTGGCACCAATTTCAAATGCAGAACGAACTGGAGCAAACAAGTCCTTCTCATGCCTGTAACAGCTCACTATTAGTCAGAAAATCAAAATCCACAGAAGTCTGCATGAGGACTGACTTCTTTTATATTTGTGACAAGTGTTTAGTTCATCTCTTAGGCACGTACATTCATCTACAGCATTACATATAGGTGGTACAATGTCTACCAAATAGTTTAAGAGACATGAAGCACTCAGTACTGCAGATGATGGTAGAAGCAATCACAAACTACTGCAAGTAATCAGACCTTGCTGACCTCCAGAAGAGAGCGATAATTTGCACATACAGCTGTTTATATACTGGGGCTCCTTTCTGAGTTATGCTGTTCTTTCCAACACAGTCTCACCTTCCTGATGGCAAGGAGGAGCTGTGTTTGCGTATATTACACgcttttgtgtatttatttgctttaactGAGTttgcctgcaccctgcctctGACTTCTTTCCTACCCTATCAAAGATTTCCTACATAACAAGCAATCCTTAATAAAACCTAATCTTAcaggaaaaactttaaaaagacaACTGTTCTCTGTGTGTATAAAGTCTCGAATACTTCACCAAATATAACATCTCCACAATGagttaagtaaaaatatttcaagaacgAAAAACCTTCCTCACTTAATCAGGTGCCCCATCtataaaccaagaaaacaaagactttggATTCAAACAGTCTTCCAGCTTAGAATATTCTAAGTGTGGCCAGAcaaggttttttattattttttactgctCAAAAACACTAAACAACTTCTTCATAATTCTACAGATCAGttcaaaaccaaactaaataaaTGTTAACAGAAATGCTATTAATTTATGCTGCACAAATTGACCAAATCTGTTAAATGTTTTCAGCAGCTTCCTACTATGGGCTGTACCTAAAGTAAACTAGTCCTACCGAGCTACCAACACAGTAAAAAATTCATTGCAAGATAAAACGTAGTGAAACTaaacatgttaattttaaaataccaaactagTATTACAGTAAGACTCCAATTCAAGGTAACTCAGAATACGAGTGTAACAGATACTTGCATCTTTTCTATGGAACTTTAAACTGGCTTTTCAACTGACTGCAATGGAGACTGGACAAAACCAATTCGGTACTAAAAAATATTCACAGTTAAAGCTGTGCTGGCTCTCCCCTTGGCGAGTCGATCATGTTTTCTGTGGACAGAGAGACTTTAGGCCTTCCCAGTCACCAGCTGGTAGGGAAATATTTATAAACTTCAGAAAGTTAAACTATTACATTTTGACAGGATTACATTTGCACACCTAATATAATACAAAGACTTATacttggagctttttttttttaacaatgctcTAGGTGTATTAAGAATATACTTTACTGTACATGTCTCCTATCAGAGGGGAGCAGAAGTTTTGTACAAGTCTTATTTACAGAAAGTATTAACAGGTAAATGTGCTTATTTTTAgtcttctgctcttctgaaaataTTATAAAGCAACGTTTATAAATTAAGCTGTATTAAAAGTACATTAGACTATTAGAGAGTActtatttattctatttcatAATTTACCAGTGTAACAACAGGCGTACTGGTGAGAACAGCTGGATAGAGGAACTCTACTTGTCAACATCGCACGAGTAACTCCAAGTTAGAAAAACTATGCTTCCAGCAGAACAGTGGGTAACTTGGGCTCGTCCTCAAGGAGGACTTTAAAACACGAAGTATTTTCAATCCCTGAAACAGTAAAAAGTCACAGACTTACTAACTCCAGCAACTCTAAAACACTTTGCCTGCTACTGCTGCACAGTAAGTAGTTACGCCATATCTTCAGCAATCCCAGAGGATTACTAGTTTGCTTTTTACACAGCACTCTTTCAGGAACATACAGCATAACACAGTTTACACTCTTTCACAATTAAAAGCTGGAAGGTGAAACAAGAATCGGCAGCTCTGGGGTCTGCCCTGAACCTGCTGCTAAATCACTGTACGATTTTTGGACCAGTCAGTCAGCTCCTGCGGCCCTCCACTTCCCAAATTGTAACACAGAACTAGTGACTCTCTCCAGTGAGGGAACTATTACGTTACTCAcaagcccttttttcccccagtgttttTCAGTCCTCTGAAACAAGTACTAAGCATGGTTGTGGAGCTGTGTggggaggacaggctgaagcCCAGCTGTCGAAAACCAGCATTTTTAACTCCTGCAGTTGTGTCACAAATGCTCTGAGTAGATGTAAGCTGAAGGACGGGTAGCTGTCACCCTGGCATAGTATTTTGGGAACTAGTTAGGAAGACCAGGGCTGCCTGGAGAAAGGATTTGCatttccagcagctgcaggagagaaagggagggaggaacagaGGTCCTTTCACCAGGAAGAGGACTCTTGTTTTCTGCGCATGGGGATTGAGAGGTGGCAAAGATAACGTCAGTCAGACCTTAATCTGCATAAAAAAAGATCCAGTTAAATGGGTAAGGTGTAATCTGGCAAGAAAATGACGTTAAATATGGATCTAGTGAAAGATTCTTGtataaacaaaaacaaccaaaaaaaataataatccaacTCAAAGCACCCTTTCCTACCTCACTAGCAACGCCAgggcaagggagaaaaagaacaatGGTGACATTCAACAGACACCCGCTGGAAAGTGCAATttatggaaagaaatggaaaacagtcccccttcccagccagaataaataaatgaagatgtaaaatgcatgcattcaaaaaaataaaaccctactAATAATGCACTTCTAATCAGTGACACTCCCCCTCCCCTCTTTGcattcccccaccaccaccccagtcCTCACCCCGGTCTTCCAAGTCTGAAGGTGACCTGCCCCCACAAAAACATCGTTAACCCCCTAGGCACATTAACACACagcatcatcatcattatcagcATCAGCATCATCCCACTAGTATCACCATTATGAGAAGCGGAGAGAGAGAAGAATGTTACTCGACCTTTCGTCCCCTGCATGTTGCCTGTCAGAGTCGGGCATGTTTGGGTCAAGAACTGGGTTTGGGGGTTTGGAGAACAGGCTTTCAAAGGCCATTGTGCTGGCTGTGgtgtggtgaggaggagggaagtggagGAAGGCAGGACACTGCCGCTGCCCGTGGtgcggagggaggaggaggaggtggcggcggcggcgcgcacAGCCGCTCTGGGGGCGGCTCGGTGAGGAGGAGGGTCGGGTCCCTCAGTGAGGAGAGATGATGAAGGTTTCACTCACGGTTACTTAGTAAGACACTAACGGGCACTCAGTGCAGGGCGAGGCTGCACAGGCTgagcccggccgccccgcgcgggcaggaggagaaggaggcggcagcggcggcggctcggAGGAGCAGGCCCGGGGCACAGGAGAACgagaggacacacacacacgggggaagggaggtgctggtggccggAGATGGCTGCCCTAATTCTTCCTTACAAACATGGCGCCCGCTCGAGGCACTCTCAcaaaatggcggcggcggcggcggcggaggaggaggaggaggagaacggcGGCAGCGGCGACCTCCGGCGCTGGCCCCCAGCTCGCTCAGCGGCTGCGGCccgcacccgccgccgccgccgctaccACCGCAGCGTCTTCCGCGCCCGTCAGGGCCGCGATGGCGTCGCCTCGcgctggccgccgccgccgccgcccgccaacacgctcctcctccgctgccgccgccccgccccccacgTGCCGTCGTTGGCCGGCGTCCTCCTGCGTCACCACACCGCCCAGGTCGCCCATtggcggcggcgcgcctcccgtcACGCCGCCCCTGACGTCACGCGAGCGCGGCGGGCCCCCACCGCCCGACCTGGGCGACGTGTGTGCGCGCGCCAGCGAGAGGGGGGCGCGGGGCCCCGCCTCGCCGCGTGCGGGCTGGCGTCACGTGCGCGGCCCGCCGGCCGTTATGGCGGCGGGTAATGGTGGTCGCCGCCCGTTATGGAGCTTCCGGGCTGCTCCTTCTTCCCCGCCCCCCTTCCGCCTCGCGAGAGCCGAGAGCGGCCTCCCTTGCAGCCGCCGGTGCTCCCGCTGCAGGAAAGCAGCCGCCGCTTCTACCCTCACCGCCCCCCGCAGAGGGGGCCCTGCCTCCCGCCTGCCTGCCTCAGGCCGTTAATTAGCTCCGAGAGCAATATCTCTTGTTAAAACAAGCGGTTCCCTCCCCGCTGTGGTTGTAAGTCCCGCCGTCGTCTCAAGGTAAAGGCCGTCACCACACGCTTCCTCAGGCTGGGGAGCGTTTAAAACGTGGGGCCTAGAAAAACGGGCATGTTAGCCGAGATGGGTGATAAAATTGCTGCTTTAGAGAAGGGATTATTGGTCAGGGTGTGATAAAAACGGTAGTAAAGAAGTTAGGGAGACAATAACCTTAACGTATGCAAAAGTGGTaaaggattaaaagaaaatatgcttttgCTAGCATCACTTCAATGACTGTTATTGAAAAGGGCAAAATTCAAAACTCATCAAGAAATCCTTAATAGAGCTACGAAATGAAATACTGAGGAGCATTGTTGAAGCcagtgatgaggaaaaaaaaaaaaaaaaaaaaaaaaacacgcacAAAAACTTGTGATGTTTGTGTTGGTAATTCAACGGTAGGAAGTTTGACTTTGTGCTGTAACTGGCACGGGCCTAACCTGCGCCTTCAGCTGGATCCCAGTCCATCGCAGGCGGGTGTTCCCCCAGTTCTGGCTACTCTGTAATCCAGTAACACAGGCGACAGCTCTCAGCATCCCATTCTGGGCACGTCGTTTCACATTTTCAGTGAATTTCATCCTTTCCTGCAGTACTGCATCTCGCAAGTTCACTACCTTCACCTCAGGATGGTCTTGTCCAACTCAAATAAATCGCCTCAGCTGCAGATGTTGTCACCTCATTGCTCATCATTGCTTCCATAAACTTCATGTGTCCGTTTACAACAATGCTGGCACCAAGATGGACATATCCCACCTGCTAGACCTCCACATGCTGGGAGCTGGCCTTTTATTCCTGCCCCAGTTCTGCTGACTCAGGAGTTCATAGTCCCCAGGAGaagcttgtttgttgttttctaaccattttaatgattttttcttttaacattgtcTTTTGAGGGACTTTGTCAAAACTTTCTGGAAAAATCCCAAGCAAGTTACATCAACTTATTTTCCTTTACAGGCTAGTCTCCCTGGCTTACAGGGCTTTTCAGGACATATGACTCTCTTTTTCCAGTGCCAAcaatcctagaaaaaaaaaaaaaaaaaaaaaaaaaaaaaaaaaaaaaacaaaccttaaaaaagagagaacaccCACATCGGTTCCCATTCGtgagaaacattttttccccttacacaGAGGCAAAGCATGGCCTCACATCCATGAGGAAAGAGGACTCTCTGTCCACATTCTGGCTAGTACCTGAGCAAGATGGGCAGAGCAGACGATCACGGCCAAGCTCAGCCAAGGGTCCAGATCATTGCACAAGTCAACTCAGGAAACCAACCTGAACTGGAGACAAACACTCTTCCAGCTCTGGGACTGAAATAGGGCCCCAAGGAGCATGGGAAGGAGGTGGGTGGTGGCCtcaggtggggctggggagggccaTTAGGGCTAATTAAGGCTAATTAATTCCATCAGCATGTGAGCAATCTCAGTGTGGTGGCAGTCCAGGAGCCAGTGCCCAGAGGGCTCAGCACTGTCTCCCTAggcaacagacaaaaaaaaaaaagggatttcaaaTTCAGAATAAAAGCCCAGCTCCTACTTTTCTTGCAAAGCATGCAggtgcaaaaatacattttaaacaaacatgCAGCTGTTTGTTTAAGTACCCGTACGTGTGTTTGCGTTGTCAGGGAAAAAGGTATCCTTGTGAGAAGCTCCtgaatggctctttttttttcaaagtataaCTAAATTTGGCAATAGCAGCTAAACAAATTCCCCAGTATGCATGCACTCTTGGATATCACAAATATACTGGGATCTGGGGTATGGTGTGGAGACCGTAGCAACATACCTAGCAACCATAACAAACAAAAATGGTTCAGCTCTTCATTAAAGCCTGTAACAGGATTAATAAGTGTTTTGGCACGTGTGCTTGTGCTTTTGCTTCAGCAAGGATTTGAACTGCAATACAAATTTGTGAGGTGGGAGGAGACATGACAGTACTGATGGATGTGCCATGCGCCAGGCACAGGCTTCTCAGGGATGCTACCTAGTTAGGTGATATAATTCAGATTTTAACCTGCAGTTGAAAATAACCTGATGTTCTCTTGTGTGTTAAAGAGATAATTATCTTTCATTTGCAGGGACAGAAGGTGAAGAGAAGCCATGGGATGCTCAGGACTTTGGATGCTCTTCAGGGAAAGGCCCATCAGGAATGCATtttggaaggaggaagaggaggaggaaacaggaCATGAAGCCTCCTCTtgcccctgccctggggctggggcttgtCTCACCTCATGGGGTGAAGAGGACAGGGAACACTTTCCCATGCAGACCTTGGAAATTCAAAGGCACCATATTTCTTTCCTTGAACCTAATGGGTGCTGCATAGCTTCCCTCCAAGGCCACCTCTGCATGAGGTTTTCAGCCTCTTCATCCTCACCCCCAGCCATCTGGGGTGAGAGGATGTGGCTTTGGGGTTTGGGCAGAGCAGCCAGCCTCTCCCGGGCACACAGAGCACATCTGGAGTCAGCCGCCTTCAGCCCACCGAAGGGGAGCAGAGGCAAACCAGCTATTTTTTGAGCTCCAAAATATTATTATCCCAAAGAGAAGTTGTATTTACCAGGGCCAGAAGAGCCTCTCTCTGCACATTCCAGGCTTGAGAAGTCTGCGAGATGCCGGAGCGGCTGctctgggatgggaaaaaaatctcctttagTCAGCTCAAATGCTGGCCAGAGGTTTGCAGCCCAGTCCAGACACTGGAGAGCCGACCTTAGATGTTTCTGTGGCTGAAAGGGAGATCTGCAGCCAGCTAATGCTGGGAGAGATGGCTGAGCTTCCCGCTCTGGTCCTGGCCCTTGAGGAGGGCGAGAAGCAGCTGGGAGGACAGGCAAGGCTTGGCAAGCTCCAGCAGCATGCCAGACTGTCCTGGAGAGGGGAAACCAGTTCACCCTAGCCTCGGAAATTAAGAAATCAGTTCGGGGTTGTGCTGTGAGGAAAAGCCTCCAGTGCAAAGCTTCGAATGCCTGTTTCCAGCCTCATTAGCCGGTTAAAGCATCAGATGGAAACTATTCTGCCCTGTCAGGAACTTATCCTCTTACAGGCTCCTGGGTTTTGGCTCCCAGAGCCCGTCAAGGCGGGGGTGTAAAGTGCTGTCAGTGCAGGGATGATAAAACATATCACCCGTCAGATGTACCACAGCTAGGAACAGGTGATGGAGACAGCAGAGGTAAggcaccaggagctgctcctggcacaTCCCCAGCTTCCTTTTCTGCATCTCGTGGAGGAGCACATCCCCACATACAGGGAGCTCCTTATCATCCCTAAAACGCTGTAACAGCCCGTTGCAGAAGCATGTCCAACCAGGCTGAGCAAGCACAGCAGGGCAGACCATGTCTCCAGCAAACCACAGGCTCTGGGCTGTCAGCTTGGTAGCCTTCTTTCTCCTGCCCCCACAGCACTGCTCTCTTACCTAAGGTGCTAATTTAAAACACACACTAGGGTGGGTTCACAAGGACAACTGCTCCTTTTGTTGGATGAAACACGGCTTGGCCAGGGTCCGAGTAGCTCCGAGGAAAACCTCGTCACCTGCTGCTTAGAGCATCCCAGGATGCAGGCACACAGCAGGGTGGTCCGGCAGCCTGACAGTGTGTCCTGCCCATTCCCTGTCCTTCCTCTGGTGATGCCCGGCATCATCCTCTGGTCGCAGCCTGGGCTGCGCACTGAGCTGGGACCCCCGGGCTCCCAGGGGGGGAAGGTAAAGGTGGGTTTCCCCAGGCATACCCCCACAGACCAAGTTTTCTCcatgtgtttttcttctccccataTCCTGGGACCCTTTGGGTTGCCTTTGGCGGAGTCCCATACGTCTACCTCTCCCTCTGATCTTACACTTTGAAGGAAATTTGCCCCTGGCAGGCTTCATCCATCCCCATGCACGCTGAGGAAATAAAACTGGGAATGTTCCCTGCCATCCATGTTGCaactcatttctcttgcagcacAACCTCCTGTTGGGCCTTCCCAGGCCAGGTCCAAAAAGCCGCCTCCTTGCCCATGCTGAGGCTGGCTGCATGGTGACAGCTTCCTATGCCACCCTGGGATTATTGGGGtgtcctcaacaggacagggaagTCCTGccttgggagaggagaggacGTCTCAGCCCCCTTTGAGGGAGGCAGCACTGAGCTGCCACACCAGCTggtcctttctcctttttctcctttttttttttttaagcactcgGGTGGAGGAGTGAGCCTATTGGGTTTTCATTTCCCTCCTCCAGCAACCCTGGGATGCATTTCCCTGCCCAGCTCCACCGTCCAGCTGGAGTGCCCGCCAACCCAAACATCCTCCATCCGCCGTgcctgggctccagcagccccacgCCGACAGCGGCAAGGAGCAGGCACTGAATGTCCCTCCTTGTTTTGCAGGAAGACGTCCTGCCCCCCTCTCGAGCTTCCACAGAAAAGCCAtatccctcccccaaaaaaatctgGAGCTTGATCCCCCAAAGAGTGCAGCACAGATGAGTCTCATGAAGTCTCTTTCCCTGGGGCCAGGAGTGGGAAGGATGTTAGGGGGTACAGCTCAGCACACGCTGTGCGCCCACAGGGGACTCTGCCTTTTTGGgcgggggcagcagcaggctCCTTGAGGCCTCTGGAGGATGCTCAGGGGGGGAAGGATACTTGGGGATGAACCGCCCTGCCACCAGCCAGTCCCTTCCAAGCAAcgtaaggcagaaaaataaaactgatggGAGGCAGGTTCGTGCCCCACAGACCCTGGGACACCCTCCTGCCAAGACCCCCAAAGACACTGGGACACCTCACCCTTCCGGGTGAGCGTCGCCCTCCAGCTGCACACGCGTCAGGTACTTTGCACCTGCTCAGAGGCTATATCATCGTTTAATTGTACTAAAACCAGCATAATGGAGAAACATGCATAATGTCAGGGTTTTGTGGTTAACATGCACAAGCGCCGCACCGAGGAACAGGTACCAACGGCGAAGGGTGCAAGACCGGGGAGGtgtctccctcccccccagcacgTGTCACAGCCGAACCCCAGCTGTTCCCGGAGCTGCTGCCACACAGTGGGGTGGAGGCTGCAGCTGACTGAAGCATGAAATATTCACACCTCGAGCACCCTCGATGCCAGCACCAAGCGCAGCTGAAGCCCTCCCTGAGGTCACGGAGGGGGGATGCACTCACGCAACCCAGTTCAGGAGGTCGAAGGAGCTGCTGCCCAAGGGCTGAAGCATGGGACGGCCCCAGCCCACTGCCAGCGCCCACTGGCAGGGCACTGGGACTCCACCCAGCAGACATGTCCCACTTGCCAAGGAGGGCACTGAGGGCCAGCCAGGGCTTGTAGGGATAGATGTTCGGGGATTTTTCTGCTCCCAAGTCAACCCTGGGGGAATAAGATGCTGGACCAGCCCCCTCCTCATGGGCTGCCATGGGTTTTCTCGGcatccccaggggagcagaggcacacTTGTGCAGGGCTGGGATCAGTGCAAGCAAGCCTGGGCCAGCGGGGAGGAGAGCTGTAGCCACTATgagcctccctcctcctgcacgcACCAGCTTAActtctttcttaaagaaaaaaacaaattaaaaaggaaatacgGGCTGTGGCTTCTAGCCCCTGTTTTCTGCGCTGTGTAGGCACTGAGGCTGCGGGACATTATCCTTCTGGAGCCTCGGGTGAGGATGCTCTTGCTCCCGTGCCCCAGAGAGCGGGTAACCCCTGCACCTGGTTTCTTTTGCACCTCATTTGCATTTTCCCCACATAGGTGGGTGTAAAAGCCACCTGGCAGAATAACCTtaaggcagaggggaggatgaTTGGCTGCAGAGGGGCTTCGGCATGGGATGTCACCTGGAGCTCCCATTACACGCCTGCCTCCAGGGCTAGTGCTTTCGGGTGGAGGATGCTGAGCAGGGACCATCACCGTCAGGGAAGCTGCCCTGACTGCCACCTCCCCTAAAACTCATAGGCGGAGACAAAGACAGTGATTTTGGACACGTGCTTGGCCTGGAAGACGCGATCCAGGTACTCGGACATGTCCACGTCCACGTGGATGGTCTGGGGACCCTTCAGGCTCTGCACCAGGATGAGCTCTCCTGTCTGACGGTCCGAGCGCTGCATCACGAAGTGACCGCGGTTGTTGCCCCCCACGATGCCGAAGCGCAGGCTGTCGGGCCCTGGCCGGCCGGGCGCTGCTGCTGTGGCCATGCGGAAGAGCGGGGTGGGGGTCAGCAGGTTGGATGGCAGGGGAAGGTAGTGGAAGGAGATGGTTTTGGGCGCTTGGTGGCATGACCGGCTCTCCATTGGGCAGGGGTTACGTTCACACTGGCTGCAAAGGCAAAAGCCGTGGGGGAGGATTTCAGGGAACCGCAGGGATGCGGaatccatgtcccccccccctcgctgGTATTGGATCCATGTGGATGCTATGCATGTATTTTTGGGATCCAGCACCCAAAAAACAAGGTAGGGCCAGCTTTAGCACTCTGACGTACTTACAAGGGTGATGTTTTGACGTAGGTGACGTTGCCGGTaggctgggggcactgggggctgaCGCACTGGAAGCCCCCACCCGTGTTGATGCAGGTGGTCCCCCTCGTGCAGTTATCCTGGGACAGGGCGCACTCATCGATGTCTGCAAAACAGGGCCGGGCAGCGGGTCGAGCTGACCGGAGATCTCAAACCAGCTCCATTGAGGGGTTCCTTTTGGCTGAAAACACTTAAATCGCCTAATAGCCTGTTCTGTGTCTGCTCTCCTCCCCCAATCTCTGCCTTGGGCCAGCAAGCAATGGCAGCTCCCTCACAGCAGGATGGCAGCTTATTTTCCAAACTTTCTGCTAAACTGTTTGAAAACACGATCTCTTTTTATTTACTAAACACCTGTGTAACCACTGAGATACCTGACAATAAATCAGGAGCTTTGAATGCACGTATTTGCTGGGAGCATTAGCAAGATGCTATGAAACACGCAGaaatcagggagaaaaggagaaagcgtGCATTTTCTCACCCTGAACTGCAATAATCAACACTTTATAGCACCCCCCGCCCTGTTTTTCAGGAGGAGACTTTCATATGAGCAGTTCTGGCCGCTCACCATTCCTACCTGCTGTCACTTTGCTTTGCTCTTAACCCACGCTCCAGCTCCCCTGCTTTTGGAAGAGCTGCCGGCCTCCGAGCTGACCCCTCGCTGTCTAATTCTTGCTTTCTAATGCTATTTGTGTTTCTTCTCAGGGATGCCCCATTCACAGGGGATAGCTGCATTGTGGCAGTGGAGCTCCCATGCTCTTTTTTGGGGAGATGTAGCCTTAAAGCATCGCACAGATTTGCCAGCGCTTGAACCTCAATTGTTTTCCTCCCCTCCACACCCAGCTTGGGAACCATCTCTCTATGCAAACCCCCTGAGATTTTTGCATGCAGAAATGCttgcaaagaaggagaaaaaaggggaaaaaataaaaaaaaagcaatcgtGCAAGTTGGGGATAAGGGGTAAACCCATGGGTTTTCAGCCCCCGGCTTACCTTCGCAGCTCTTGCCATCACCCAGGAGGAGGTACCCACTAGGGCAGGTGCAGCGGTAGGAGCCAGGGAGGTTGACGCAGGCGTGGGTGCAGAGTCGGGGACCTCCCTCACGCTTGTACACCTCGCACTCATTGAGGTCTGTGGAGAGACGAGGGGAGCAGGTGCATGGCCGAGatcccccagcccaccccaccgCGTCATCCCCCCGCAGCGTGGCTCACCCTGGCAGAGGCCGTTGGCGGCCGTGCCGCTCATGTGGAAGCCAGGCTCGCAGCTGCAGTGCTGGGTCTGGTCGATCTGGGCGCAGCGGGGCTGGCGGCTGAACGCCGGATCGTCCGTCACACTCCaggtggggggagctgggggacacacacacacacacacacacacacaccacggGATGGGCTTTGAAATGATGGGATGGGGTGCTGCAATATGCCTGGAgagtggcaggggtcacccaccCGTCTGCGCCTGGTACTGGCAGGCAGCCCCGGTCCACTGCTGGGGGCAGAGGCACTTGTACTGGTTCAGCCCCTCCAGGCACGTCCCGCCGTTCTGGCAGGGACTGCTCGAGCACTCgctgatttctgaaaaaaaaaaaaaaaaaaagcaaaaaaaaagcagccccatttcattttatcttattttgGGAAGTAAGTCACAGGAACACCACACACACCGGGCCGCTTTGGTACCCCACGGCACATCATAAccatttattttgctgaactCAGACACCGGCTGCTTCCGATGCCGCGGTTGTACCCCGATGCAAAGGTTGGCTGTGACTCAGGGAGCCATCATAGCACCGATGCCTTCTCCCCTCATCTGTGCTGCTGAACTCCAGGTAGGCTCCAGCTGTAATTTCCAGCTTTCCTTGAGGATGAGAAACCCCAAAGTACCagctttggggtgctgtgggatCTGTAGCACCCATAGGATGTTGGCTGGCTGGGACTCAGGGACAGCTGTGATACCTTCCTGTTTGGTGAACCCCAGTAATCCCCCATGTTTAAACGAACCCAAATTACATCCCACTCCAGCAAACGATGCCCACGGGCAGACACAGGCACAAAGCAGTTTCACAGCCGTGGCCGTGGCAGCCCAGAGCACACTACCTGTGCAGCGGGGCTCCTGCCCAGTCCAGCTGCCGTTGGCCTGGCACATCCGTGTGCTGGAGCCCAGGAGCTGGAAACCCGGGTCGCAGGTGAAGTGAACCTCGTGCTCCACCAAATACTTGGTGCCAAACTTCTTCCCATCTGCGGGGGcttgcagggcagggcaggagactGCAAGAGAACCGTTGGGGAGGGGGTCAGTGTTCAAGCGGGTGCTTTGGGGGACCACCTCCTTATCTTTCCCATCCCCAACTCTACCTGGGCCATGGTTCACCCAGTTCCTCAAACAGCTCCTCTTTAACTATTATTTTCCTCTACTATTGGCCT
Encoded here:
- the FBLN7 gene encoding fibulin-7, producing the protein MPGERGRLPLLLLLPPLLLLLLLPAAPAPQSCLSRQQLLAAIRQMQQLLKGQETRFTEGLRVMKSRLSTLHASLAKAAPEPPAVSCPALQAPADGKKFGTKYLVEHEVHFTCDPGFQLLGSSTRMCQANGSWTGQEPRCTEISECSSSPCQNGGTCLEGLNQYKCLCPQQWTGAACQYQAQTAPPTWSVTDDPAFSRQPRCAQIDQTQHCSCEPGFHMSGTAANGLCQDLNECEVYKREGGPRLCTHACVNLPGSYRCTCPSGYLLLGDGKSCEDIDECALSQDNCTRGTTCINTGGGFQCVSPQCPQPTGNVTYVKTSPFQCERNPCPMESRSCHQAPKTISFHYLPLPSNLLTPTPLFRMATAAAPGRPGPDSLRFGIVGGNNRGHFVMQRSDRQTGELILVQSLKGPQTIHVDVDMSEYLDRVFQAKHVSKITVFVSAYEF